The following proteins come from a genomic window of Canis lupus baileyi chromosome 20, mCanLup2.hap1, whole genome shotgun sequence:
- the SMIM43 gene encoding small integral membrane protein 43, with protein sequence MEWELNFLLYLALFFFLLFLLFLLLFVVIKQLKNSVASTAGALQPGRLSVHREPWGFSREQAV encoded by the coding sequence ATGGAGTGGGAGCTTAACTTTCTGCTCTACCTGGCGCTCTTCTTCTTCTTGCTCTTCTTACTTTTCCTCCTGCTCTTCGTGGTCATCAAGCAGCTGAAGAACTCCGTGGCCAGCACGGCCGGGGCGCTGCAGCCCGGGCGTctctccgtgcaccgggagccctggGGCTTCTCCCGCGAGCAAGCGGTGTGA